Proteins from one Salmonella bongori NCTC 12419 genomic window:
- the rhaB gene encoding rhamnulokinase, whose product MTFRHCVAVDLGASSGRVMLARYDCDHRTLSLREIHRFTNCLQKTAGFDTWDIDSLEAAIRLGLQKVCDEGIRIDSIGIDTWGVDYVLIDKQGQRVGLPISYRDSRTTGIMAQAQKQLGKSEIYHRSGIQFLPFNTLYQLRALAEQQPELLPQVAHALLMPDYFSYRLTGELNWEYTNATTTQLVNINTDDWDETLLAWAGVEKSWFGRPTHPGNVIGYWICPQGNRIPVVAVASHDTASAVIASPLANKHSAYLSSGTWSLMGFESKMPYTTDDALAANITNEGGAEGRYRVLKNIMGLWLLQRVLKERNVTDLPALIAQTQALPACRFLINPNDDRFINPADMSAEIQAACRETDQPVPVSNAELARCIFDSLALLYADVLEELACLRGEAFSQLHIVGGGCQNTLLNQLCADACGIRVLAGPIEASTLGNIGIQLMTLDELSNVDEFRQVVCANDDLKTFIPNPDSEIARHKAQFQPTRQTKELCA is encoded by the coding sequence ATGACTTTTCGCCATTGTGTCGCGGTCGATCTCGGGGCATCCAGCGGACGCGTAATGCTGGCGCGTTACGATTGCGATCATCGCACCCTGTCGCTGCGCGAAATCCACCGCTTCACCAACTGCCTGCAAAAAACAGCAGGCTTTGATACCTGGGATATTGATAGCCTGGAAGCGGCTATTCGCCTGGGGCTACAGAAAGTGTGCGATGAAGGTATCCGGATTGACAGTATCGGGATTGATACCTGGGGTGTGGACTATGTGCTGATCGACAAACAGGGTCAACGCGTCGGTTTACCGATCTCTTACCGTGACAGCCGAACAACCGGCATAATGGCTCAGGCACAGAAACAGCTCGGTAAAAGTGAAATCTATCACCGTAGCGGCATTCAGTTTCTGCCGTTCAATACGCTTTATCAACTGCGCGCACTGGCCGAACAGCAGCCAGAGTTACTTCCTCAGGTTGCGCACGCGCTGCTGATGCCCGACTACTTTAGCTATCGCCTGACCGGTGAACTGAACTGGGAATATACCAACGCCACGACCACTCAATTGGTCAACATCAACACCGATGACTGGGACGAAACGTTGCTGGCATGGGCCGGGGTAGAGAAAAGCTGGTTTGGTCGCCCGACCCACCCTGGCAATGTCATTGGTTACTGGATCTGTCCGCAGGGCAACCGTATCCCGGTGGTTGCCGTCGCCAGCCACGATACGGCCAGCGCCGTCATTGCCTCACCGCTGGCGAATAAGCATAGCGCCTATCTTTCATCAGGGACCTGGTCATTGATGGGCTTCGAAAGCAAGATGCCGTACACCACCGACGACGCATTGGCCGCCAACATCACCAACGAAGGCGGGGCGGAAGGCCGCTACCGTGTGCTGAAAAATATCATGGGCCTGTGGCTGCTTCAGCGTGTGCTGAAAGAACGCAATGTGACCGATCTGCCAGCGTTGATCGCGCAAACGCAGGCACTTCCCGCCTGCCGTTTCCTGATTAACCCGAATGACGACCGCTTTATCAATCCGGCAGATATGAGCGCCGAGATTCAGGCTGCCTGCCGCGAAACCGACCAGCCGGTTCCCGTCAGCAATGCCGAGCTGGCGCGCTGCATCTTTGACAGCCTGGCCTTGCTGTATGCCGATGTCCTGGAGGAGCTGGCCTGCCTGCGTGGGGAAGCATTCAGCCAGTTGCATATTGTCGGCGGCGGCTGCCAGAACACTCTACTCAATCAATTGTGCGCCGACGCCTGCGGTATACGGGTGCTGGCCGGGCCGATTGAAGCCTCCACTCTTGGCAACATCGGTATCCAATTAATGACTCTCGACGAGCTAAGCAACGTCGATGAGTTCCGCCAGGTTGTTTGCGCTAACGACGACCTGAAAACCTTTATCCCTAATCCTGACAGTGAAATTGCCCGTCACAAAGCGCAGTTTCAACCAACACGACAGACAAAGGAGCTTTGCGCATGA
- the fucO gene encoding lactaldehyde reductase gives MSFMLALPKISLHGAGAIGDMVNLVANKQWGKALIVTDGQLVKLGLLDSLFSALDAHQLPYHLFDEVFPNPTEALVQKGYAVYQAQACDYIIAFGGGSPIDTAKAVKILTANPGPSTAYSGVGKVKNAGVPLVAINTTAGTAAEMTSNAVIIDTTRQVKEVIIDPNIIPDIAVDDASVMLEIPASVTAATGMDALTHAVEAYVSVGAHPLTDANALEAIRLINLWLPKAVEDGHNLEAREQMAFGQYLAGMAFNSAGLGLVHALAHQPGATHNLPHGVCNAILLPIIENFNRPNAVARFARVAQAMGVDTRGMSDEAASQEAINAIRALSQRVGIPQGFSTLGVTKEDIEGWLDKALADPCAPCNPRAASRDEVRELYLEAL, from the coding sequence ATGAGCTTTATGTTGGCATTGCCTAAAATCAGCCTGCATGGCGCAGGGGCAATTGGCGATATGGTCAATCTGGTGGCGAATAAGCAATGGGGCAAAGCGCTGATCGTAACCGATGGTCAACTGGTCAAACTCGGCCTACTGGACAGCCTGTTTAGCGCTCTGGACGCGCATCAGCTGCCTTATCACCTGTTTGATGAAGTCTTCCCGAACCCCACCGAGGCTCTGGTACAAAAAGGCTATGCTGTGTACCAGGCGCAAGCCTGTGATTACATCATCGCCTTCGGCGGCGGCAGCCCGATCGACACCGCGAAGGCAGTGAAAATCCTCACCGCCAACCCGGGGCCGTCTACCGCCTACTCCGGCGTCGGAAAAGTGAAGAACGCGGGCGTACCGCTGGTCGCGATCAATACCACCGCCGGTACCGCTGCAGAAATGACCAGCAATGCGGTTATCATCGACACCACGCGTCAGGTAAAAGAGGTCATTATCGACCCGAACATCATCCCGGATATCGCCGTAGATGATGCCAGCGTAATGCTGGAGATCCCGGCCTCTGTCACCGCGGCAACCGGTATGGACGCGCTGACCCACGCGGTGGAAGCGTATGTTTCGGTAGGCGCACATCCCCTCACTGATGCCAACGCGCTGGAAGCAATTCGTCTGATCAATCTGTGGCTGCCGAAAGCGGTTGAGGATGGTCATAACCTCGAAGCCCGTGAGCAAATGGCGTTTGGACAATATCTGGCGGGAATGGCGTTCAACAGCGCTGGTCTGGGCCTGGTTCACGCACTGGCGCACCAGCCGGGCGCGACGCATAACCTGCCGCACGGCGTCTGCAATGCCATCCTGCTGCCGATCATCGAAAACTTTAACCGTCCCAACGCGGTAGCGCGCTTTGCCCGCGTGGCGCAGGCGATGGGCGTGGATACGCGTGGCATGAGCGATGAAGCCGCGAGCCAGGAAGCCATTAACGCCATTCGCGCGCTAAGCCAACGCGTGGGTATTCCACAGGGCTTTAGCACACTGGGCGTCACCAAAGAAGATATCGAAGGCTGGCTGGATAAAGCGCTTGCTGACCCTTGCGCGCCGTGCAACCCGCGCGCCGCCAGCCGTGATGAAGTTCGCGAGCTGTATCTGGAGGCATTATGA
- a CDS encoding helix-turn-helix domain-containing protein encodes MTQPISVIARSLVRERRRTGLSLAEIARRAGIAKSTLSQLEAGNGNPSLETLWSLCVALDIPFARLLEPQEQKTQVIRRGEGMKVVAEQAHYQAILLAACPPGARRDIYLLLTQPGADRVSHPHPSGSVEHIIVTQGKALVGLTDAAEELAEGDYICYPGDQSHIFKALEPDTQAILVLEQN; translated from the coding sequence ATGACACAACCTATCAGCGTCATTGCCAGAAGCCTGGTGCGCGAACGCCGGAGAACCGGATTATCGCTGGCGGAAATTGCCCGGCGTGCGGGAATTGCCAAATCGACCCTCTCACAGTTAGAAGCGGGAAATGGCAATCCCAGCCTTGAAACGTTGTGGTCGCTTTGCGTTGCGCTGGATATTCCCTTTGCGCGTCTGCTGGAGCCGCAGGAACAAAAAACGCAGGTGATTCGTCGCGGTGAAGGGATGAAAGTCGTGGCGGAACAAGCGCATTATCAGGCTATTTTGCTGGCGGCGTGCCCGCCGGGAGCGCGGCGTGATATCTATCTGCTGCTGACCCAGCCTGGAGCGGATCGCGTTTCTCATCCACATCCGTCGGGATCGGTGGAGCATATTATCGTGACGCAGGGAAAAGCGCTGGTCGGCTTAACCGACGCAGCGGAGGAGTTGGCGGAAGGGGATTATATTTGCTACCCCGGTGACCAGTCGCATATTTTTAAAGCGCTGGAGCCGGATACCCAGGCGATTCTGGTGCTGGAGCAGAACTGA
- a CDS encoding AzlC family ABC transporter permease: MKHYFSCLKGDTIKAIFLVCLAVGVVGMSYGSLAMAYGFPMWVPFVLSIFVLAGASEFMFIGIVASGGNPLAAAAAGLLVNARHVPFGVTVRDLVGTRAASFFGCHIMNDESVVFGLSQKTPEQRKAAYWLCGLGVALLWPIGTLIGAGVGKLLPAPETIGLDAVFPAILLALVIPAFKNRTTLIRGCSGAALSLAAVPFVAAGLPVLLSLLGLLAREK, encoded by the coding sequence ATGAAACATTACTTTTCCTGTCTCAAAGGAGACACGATAAAAGCGATATTTTTAGTGTGCCTGGCTGTGGGTGTTGTCGGCATGTCTTATGGTTCGCTGGCAATGGCCTACGGCTTCCCCATGTGGGTGCCGTTTGTACTCTCTATTTTTGTGCTGGCAGGCGCGTCCGAATTTATGTTTATTGGGATCGTTGCCAGCGGTGGTAATCCGCTGGCAGCGGCAGCGGCAGGGTTACTGGTGAATGCCCGCCACGTGCCGTTTGGCGTAACGGTGCGCGATTTGGTTGGCACCCGCGCCGCCAGCTTTTTCGGCTGCCATATTATGAATGATGAGAGCGTGGTATTCGGCTTGTCGCAAAAAACACCCGAACAACGTAAAGCCGCCTACTGGCTATGCGGTCTGGGCGTCGCCCTATTGTGGCCGATTGGCACACTGATTGGCGCAGGTGTCGGCAAACTGCTCCCGGCACCGGAAACCATCGGTCTGGATGCCGTATTCCCGGCGATCTTACTGGCGTTAGTGATACCGGCGTTTAAAAACCGCACCACATTGATTCGTGGTTGCAGCGGCGCCGCGCTGTCGCTTGCCGCCGTTCCTTTTGTGGCGGCCGGATTGCCGGTGCTGCTTTCGCTGCTGGGCTTACTGGCGAGGGAAAAATAA
- the rhaA gene encoding L-rhamnose isomerase — MTTQLEHAWELAKQRFAAVGIDVEEALRQLDRLPVSMHCWQGDDVAGFENPEGSLTGGIQATGNYPGKARNATELRADLEQALSLIPGPKRLNLHAIYLESEAPVARDQIKPEHFKNWVEWAKANKLGLDFNPSCFSHPLSADGFTLAHADDKIRQFWIDHCKASRRVSAYFGEQLGTPSVMNIWIPDGMKDITVDRLAPRQRLLEALDEVISEKLNPAHHIDAVESKLFGIGAESYTVGSNEFYMGYATSRQTALCLDAGHFHPTEVISDKISAAMLYVPRLLLHVSRPVRWDSDHVVLLDDETQAIASEIVRHNLFDRVHIGLDFFDASINRIAAWVIGTRNMKKALLRALLEPTKQLRQLEASGDYTARLALLEEQKSLPWQAVWEMYCQRHDTPAGSQWLESVRTYEKEILSKRS, encoded by the coding sequence ATGACCACTCAACTTGAACACGCCTGGGAACTGGCGAAACAACGTTTCGCTGCGGTAGGTATTGATGTCGAAGAGGCGCTGCGCCAGCTCGATCGTTTGCCGGTCTCTATGCACTGCTGGCAGGGCGATGACGTCGCCGGTTTTGAAAACCCGGAAGGTTCGCTAACCGGCGGCATTCAGGCGACCGGTAATTATCCTGGTAAAGCGCGTAACGCCACCGAACTGCGTGCGGACCTTGAGCAGGCACTGAGCCTGATCCCGGGGCCAAAACGCCTGAATCTGCACGCGATTTATCTTGAGTCCGAGGCGCCGGTTGCCCGCGATCAAATCAAACCTGAACATTTTAAAAACTGGGTGGAATGGGCAAAAGCCAACAAACTGGGTCTGGATTTCAACCCGTCCTGTTTCTCACATCCTCTGAGCGCAGACGGCTTCACGCTGGCGCATGCTGACGACAAAATCCGTCAGTTCTGGATAGATCACTGCAAAGCCAGCCGCCGCGTTTCAGCCTATTTCGGCGAGCAGTTGGGCACACCGTCGGTGATGAATATCTGGATCCCGGACGGCATGAAAGATATCACCGTTGACCGTTTAGCCCCACGCCAGCGTCTGCTGGAGGCACTGGATGAGGTGATCAGCGAAAAGCTGAACCCGGCGCATCATATTGATGCGGTAGAAAGCAAGCTGTTCGGTATTGGTGCAGAAAGCTACACCGTCGGATCCAATGAGTTCTATATGGGCTATGCCACCAGCCGTCAAACCGCGCTATGTCTGGACGCCGGTCACTTCCATCCTACCGAGGTGATTTCCGACAAAATCTCCGCCGCTATGCTGTACGTGCCGCGCCTGTTGCTACATGTAAGCCGTCCGGTACGTTGGGACAGCGACCACGTGGTATTGCTGGATGATGAAACCCAGGCAATTGCCAGTGAAATCGTGCGCCACAATCTGTTTGATCGCGTTCACATTGGCCTGGATTTCTTTGACGCCTCTATCAACCGCATCGCGGCATGGGTCATCGGTACCCGCAACATGAAAAAAGCGCTGCTGCGCGCTCTGCTGGAACCCACAAAACAACTGCGTCAGCTTGAAGCCAGCGGTGACTACACCGCGCGTCTGGCGCTGCTGGAAGAGCAAAAATCCCTGCCGTGGCAGGCCGTCTGGGAAATGTACTGCCAGCGCCATGATACGCCTGCTGGCAGCCAATGGCTGGAAAGCGTACGAACATACGAGAAAGAGATTCTGAGCAAACGTAGCTGA
- the rhaS gene encoding HTH-type transcriptional activator RhaS — protein MTVLHSVDFFPSGKAPVAIEPRLPQSAFPEHHHDFHEIVIVEHGTGIHVFNGQPYTISGGTVCFVRDHDRHLYEHTDNLCLTNVLYRSPDAFQFLAGLNQLLPQEQDGHYPSHWRVNQGILQQVRQLVGQMENVGEGMDAPTAANREILFMQLLVLLRKSSLMEGAVDNDARLNHLMAWLEDHFAEEVCWEAVAEQFSLSLRTLHRQLKQHTGLTPQRYLNRLRLIKARHLLRHSDESVTDIAYRCGFGDSNHFSTLFRREFNWSPRDIRQGRDAILQ, from the coding sequence ATGACTGTACTGCATAGCGTGGATTTTTTTCCGTCAGGTAAGGCCCCTGTCGCCATTGAACCCCGACTTCCCCAATCGGCGTTTCCGGAACATCATCATGATTTTCATGAAATTGTGATTGTTGAGCATGGAACCGGAATTCACGTTTTTAACGGTCAGCCTTATACCATTAGCGGCGGTACCGTCTGCTTTGTTCGCGATCATGATCGGCATTTATATGAACATACTGATAATCTCTGCCTGACGAATGTGTTATACCGCTCGCCGGACGCGTTTCAGTTTCTTGCCGGATTAAATCAGCTTCTTCCGCAGGAACAGGACGGGCACTATCCCTCCCACTGGCGGGTCAATCAGGGAATATTGCAACAGGTTCGCCAGTTGGTGGGGCAAATGGAGAATGTGGGTGAAGGAATGGACGCGCCGACGGCGGCGAACCGTGAAATCCTGTTTATGCAACTGCTGGTTTTGTTGCGTAAAAGCAGTCTGATGGAAGGCGCGGTCGATAATGATGCACGTCTTAATCACCTGATGGCATGGCTGGAAGACCATTTTGCCGAAGAGGTATGTTGGGAAGCTGTGGCGGAGCAGTTTTCGCTGTCGCTCCGCACTCTGCATCGTCAGCTTAAACAGCATACCGGGCTTACCCCCCAACGTTATCTCAACCGTTTACGCCTGATTAAGGCCCGCCATCTGCTGCGCCATAGTGATGAAAGCGTTACTGACATTGCCTATCGCTGCGGTTTTGGCGACAGTAACCACTTTTCGACGCTTTTTCGCCGCGAATTCAACTGGTCACCTCGTGATATTCGTCAGGGGCGCGATGCGATACTCCAGTAA
- a CDS encoding AzlD domain-containing protein has translation MGNMTLFIIGIALLSAGTYLMRLGGAKLGSRLALSERSQALLSDAATVLLFSVALATTFYEGEHFAGMARVLGVAFAVFLAWRKMPLIVVIIAAAVVTALLRLAGIN, from the coding sequence ATGGGCAATATGACGCTATTTATTATCGGTATTGCTCTTTTGTCTGCGGGAACCTATTTGATGCGGCTCGGCGGCGCGAAACTTGGCAGCCGTCTGGCGCTATCCGAACGTTCACAGGCGTTGCTGTCAGATGCGGCCACGGTGCTGTTATTCTCTGTTGCTCTGGCGACCACCTTCTACGAAGGTGAACATTTTGCCGGGATGGCGCGCGTTCTGGGTGTGGCCTTCGCCGTATTTTTAGCCTGGCGTAAAATGCCGCTGATTGTGGTGATTATCGCCGCCGCGGTAGTCACTGCGCTATTGCGGCTGGCGGGGATAAATTAA
- a CDS encoding YdgH/BhsA/McbA family protein — translation MKSIKTFVAVIALATSFGTFAAQSVTATGTTLENTEAKIAAQAEQAGASSYKITQAYTGNRVHMTAELLN, via the coding sequence ATGAAAAGCATCAAAACTTTTGTCGCAGTTATCGCTTTGGCTACCTCTTTTGGCACTTTTGCTGCCCAGTCTGTCACCGCAACCGGTACGACGCTGGAAAACACCGAAGCGAAGATTGCCGCGCAGGCTGAACAAGCGGGTGCAAGCTCTTATAAAATTACTCAGGCATACACCGGCAACCGCGTACATATGACGGCAGAACTGCTGAACTAA
- the rhaT gene encoding L-rhamnose/proton symporter RhaT, translating to MSNAITMGIFWHLIGAASAACFYAPFKQVKQWSWETMWSVGGIVSWLILPWAISALLLPDFWTYYGSFSLSTLLPVFLFGAMWGIGNINYGLTMRYLGMSMGIGIAIGITLIVGTLMTPIINGNFDVLIHTEGGRMTLLGVFVALIGVGIVTRAGQLKERKMGIKAEEFNLKKGLLLAVMCGVFSAGMSFAMNAAKPMHEAAAALGVDPLYVALPSYVVIMGGGALVNLGFCFIRLAKVKNLSIKADFSLAKPLIISNILLSALGGLMWYLQFFFYAWGHARIPAQYDYMSWMLHMSFYVLCGGIVGLLLKEWKNAGRHPVSVLSLGCVVIIVAANIVGMGMAS from the coding sequence ATGAGTAATGCGATTACGATGGGTATTTTCTGGCATTTGATAGGGGCGGCCAGTGCAGCCTGTTTCTATGCCCCGTTCAAACAAGTGAAACAGTGGTCATGGGAAACCATGTGGTCAGTGGGCGGCATTGTCTCCTGGCTTATTCTGCCATGGGCAATTAGCGCCTTGTTGCTACCAGATTTCTGGACCTATTATGGATCGTTTAGTCTCTCCACGCTTCTACCCGTTTTTTTGTTCGGCGCCATGTGGGGCATCGGCAACATTAATTACGGCCTGACCATGCGTTACCTTGGCATGTCAATGGGTATCGGTATCGCTATCGGCATTACGCTTATCGTCGGCACACTGATGACGCCGATTATCAACGGTAATTTCGATGTGTTAATCCATACCGAAGGGGGACGCATGACCCTGCTTGGCGTCTTTGTCGCCCTGATCGGCGTCGGGATTGTGACGCGCGCCGGGCAGTTAAAAGAGCGCAAAATGGGGATTAAAGCTGAAGAGTTTAATCTGAAAAAAGGCTTGCTGCTGGCGGTTATGTGTGGCGTATTCTCCGCCGGAATGTCGTTTGCGATGAATGCGGCAAAACCGATGCACGAAGCCGCTGCCGCGCTGGGTGTTGACCCGCTTTATGTCGCCCTGCCAAGCTATGTCGTGATCATGGGCGGCGGCGCGCTGGTTAACCTTGGCTTCTGCTTTATTCGTCTGGCAAAAGTGAAAAACCTGTCGATAAAAGCTGACTTCTCGCTGGCAAAACCGCTGATCATCAGCAATATACTGCTGTCGGCGCTGGGCGGTCTGATGTGGTATTTACAGTTCTTTTTCTATGCCTGGGGCCACGCGCGTATTCCGGCGCAATATGACTATATGAGCTGGATGCTGCATATGAGCTTCTATGTGCTGTGCGGCGGGATTGTCGGTCTGTTACTGAAAGAGTGGAAAAATGCCGGTCGTCATCCTGTCAGCGTATTGAGTCTGGGCTGCGTCGTGATCATCGTTGCTGCCAATATCGTCGGAATGGGGATGGCTAGTTAA
- the rhaR gene encoding HTH-type transcriptional activator RhaR: protein MANQLILLKDDFFADDEQAVAVAARYPQDVFAEHTHEFCELVIVWRGNGLHVLNDRPYRITRGDLFYIRAQDKHSYASVNDLVLQNIIYCPERLKLNLDWDTAIPGFNHADGHPHWRLGSAGMAQARQLIGQIEHESQQHDPQANTMTELLFGQLVMTLQRHRYATTTQSPISSETLLDKLITALAASLERPFVLDAFCAQEQCSERVLRQQFRSQTGMSINQYLRQVRICHGQYLLSHSRLMIGDIAMRCGFEDSNYFSVVFTRETGMTPSQWRHLSEQSD, encoded by the coding sequence GTGGCGAATCAATTGATCCTTCTCAAAGACGATTTTTTTGCGGATGACGAGCAGGCCGTCGCCGTTGCCGCTCGCTATCCTCAGGATGTCTTTGCAGAACATACTCATGAGTTTTGCGAACTTGTCATTGTCTGGCGCGGCAATGGTCTGCACGTACTAAACGATCGTCCTTACCGGATCACGCGTGGCGATCTGTTTTATATCCGCGCCCAGGACAAACACTCCTACGCCTCCGTTAATGACCTGGTTTTGCAGAACATCATTTATTGTCCCGAACGGTTGAAGCTGAATCTGGATTGGGATACGGCTATCCCCGGATTTAATCATGCCGATGGGCATCCCCACTGGCGATTAGGCAGCGCCGGCATGGCACAGGCACGTCAGCTGATTGGTCAGATTGAGCATGAAAGCCAGCAGCATGATCCACAGGCGAATACCATGACGGAACTGTTGTTCGGCCAGTTGGTAATGACGCTACAACGACATCGCTATGCGACCACTACCCAATCACCAATCTCCAGCGAGACGCTGCTCGATAAGCTGATTACCGCGCTGGCCGCAAGTCTGGAACGCCCCTTTGTGCTGGATGCCTTTTGCGCACAGGAGCAGTGCAGCGAGCGGGTGTTACGCCAGCAGTTCAGAAGCCAAACCGGAATGAGTATTAACCAGTATCTGCGCCAGGTACGTATTTGCCACGGACAGTATCTGCTTTCGCACAGTCGGTTGATGATTGGGGACATTGCGATGCGCTGCGGTTTTGAAGACAGCAATTATTTTTCGGTGGTATTCACACGGGAAACCGGGATGACGCCAAGCCAGTGGCGTCATCTCAGTGAGCAGAGCGATTAA
- the fdhD gene encoding formate dehydrogenase accessory sulfurtransferase FdhD produces MNNILSEEVLNVTDFTTSRQLTLWKREDLQHPRRDDVAEEVPVALVYNGISHVVMMASPKDLPHFAMGFSLSEGIIDSPRDIFGMDVVPSCNGLEVQIELSSRRFMGLKARRRALAGRTGCGVCGVEQLNDIGKPVQPLPFTQTFNLGNLDRALTHLNDFQPTGKLTGCTHAAAWVMPSGELAGGHEDVGRHVALDKLLGRRAVEGERWRQGAVLVSSRASYEMVQKSAMCGVEILFAVSAATTLAVEVAGRCNLTLVGFCKPGRATVYTHPQRLISA; encoded by the coding sequence GTGAACAATATACTGTCTGAAGAAGTCCTAAATGTGACTGATTTCACAACCTCACGCCAGCTGACTCTCTGGAAACGCGAGGATTTACAGCACCCCCGACGTGATGATGTGGCCGAAGAAGTGCCGGTTGCGCTGGTGTATAACGGCATTTCGCATGTCGTCATGATGGCTTCTCCGAAGGATTTGCCCCATTTTGCGATGGGATTTTCGCTGTCTGAAGGGATCATTGACAGTCCGCGTGACATTTTTGGGATGGATGTTGTGCCGTCCTGTAACGGACTTGAAGTGCAGATCGAACTTTCCAGCCGCCGCTTTATGGGGCTGAAAGCGCGTCGCCGCGCGCTTGCCGGCCGCACCGGCTGCGGCGTGTGTGGCGTTGAACAGCTCAATGACATCGGTAAGCCGGTGCAGCCGTTGCCATTTACCCAGACGTTTAACCTCGGCAACCTTGATCGGGCGTTAACACATCTGAATGATTTTCAACCGACAGGTAAGCTGACCGGTTGTACCCATGCGGCAGCGTGGGTCATGCCGTCGGGTGAACTGGCGGGGGGCCATGAAGATGTCGGACGCCACGTTGCGCTTGATAAACTTTTAGGCCGTCGCGCCGTAGAAGGTGAACGCTGGCGGCAGGGTGCAGTACTGGTCTCCAGCCGCGCCAGCTATGAAATGGTGCAAAAATCCGCCATGTGCGGCGTAGAGATCCTGTTTGCAGTTTCTGCCGCGACGACGCTCGCCGTTGAGGTCGCCGGGCGCTGCAATCTGACGCTGGTGGGGTTTTGTAAGCCGGGCCGGGCGACGGTTTATACCCATCCTCAACGGTTGATCAGTGCGTGA
- the rhaM gene encoding L-rhamnose mutarotase, with product MIRKAFVMQVNADAHAEYQRRHNPIWPELESVLKAHGAHHYAIYLDKERNLLFATVEIESEERWNAVASTDVCQRWWKFMRDVMPANPDNSPVSAELQEVFYLA from the coding sequence ATGATCCGCAAGGCCTTCGTGATGCAGGTGAATGCTGATGCCCACGCGGAGTATCAACGTCGCCATAACCCCATCTGGCCGGAACTGGAAAGCGTGCTGAAGGCACATGGCGCCCATCACTACGCAATCTACCTTGATAAGGAACGGAATCTGCTGTTCGCCACCGTTGAGATTGAATCCGAGGAGCGCTGGAACGCCGTTGCCAGCACCGACGTCTGTCAGCGCTGGTGGAAATTTATGCGCGATGTAATGCCCGCCAATCCGGACAATAGCCCGGTTAGCGCCGAGCTACAGGAAGTGTTCTATCTGGCTTAG
- the rhaD gene encoding rhamnulose-1-phosphate aldolase, with protein MQNITTSWFVQGMIKATSDAWLKGWDERNGGNLTLRLDEADIAPFSADFHEKPRYIALSQPMPMLANTPFIVTGSGKFFRNIQLDPAANLGVVKVDSDGAGYHILWGLTHEAVPTSELPAHFLSHCERIKATHGKDRVIMHCHATNLIALTYVLENNTALITRKLWEGSTECLVVFPDGVGILPWMVPGTDEIGQATAQEMQKHSLVLWPFHGVFGSGPNLDEAFGLIDTAEKSAEVLVKIYSMGGMKQTIARDELVALAKRFGVTPLASAIELY; from the coding sequence ATGCAAAATATTACCACCTCCTGGTTTGTCCAGGGGATGATCAAAGCGACTTCCGACGCCTGGCTGAAAGGCTGGGATGAACGTAACGGCGGCAACCTGACGCTACGCCTGGATGAGGCGGATATTGCCCCCTTTAGCGCTGATTTCCACGAAAAGCCGCGCTACATTGCCCTCAGCCAGCCGATGCCGATGCTGGCAAACACGCCGTTCATCGTCACCGGCTCCGGCAAATTCTTCCGTAACATTCAGCTCGATCCGGCAGCCAATTTAGGCGTGGTCAAAGTGGACAGCGACGGCGCAGGTTACCATATCCTGTGGGGCTTAACCCATGAAGCCGTCCCAACCTCCGAACTCCCGGCGCATTTTCTCTCCCACTGCGAACGCATCAAAGCCACCCACGGCAAAGACCGCGTGATTATGCATTGCCACGCCACCAACCTGATTGCCCTTACCTATGTCCTGGAAAATAACACCGCGCTTATCACCCGCAAACTGTGGGAAGGGAGCACTGAGTGCCTGGTGGTCTTCCCGGATGGCGTGGGCATTTTGCCGTGGATGGTGCCAGGTACCGATGAAATCGGTCAGGCAACTGCCCAGGAGATGCAAAAACATTCGCTGGTGCTGTGGCCTTTCCACGGCGTATTCGGAAGCGGACCTAACCTTGATGAAGCGTTCGGTTTGATAGATACCGCCGAGAAATCAGCTGAGGTGTTAGTCAAAATCTATTCGATGGGCGGTATGAAACAGACCATCGCACGTGACGAGCTGGTGGCGCTCGCAAAACGCTTTGGCGTAACCCCGTTGGCCAGCGCGATCGAACTGTACTAA